In Helianthus annuus cultivar XRQ/B chromosome 9, HanXRQr2.0-SUNRISE, whole genome shotgun sequence, the following are encoded in one genomic region:
- the LOC110877924 gene encoding ATP-dependent 6-phosphofructokinase 2-like isoform X2 gives MFRRCCISTFVYFLPFDQDHLLPSHFSNCKDKHKDYVYIIGGDDTQTGAAVIYQEMRRRGLKAVVVGIPKTIDNDILAINDTRRRFEVEKQECISLRTEARRRFEVEKQECINPRTEKG, from the exons ATGTTCAGAAGGTGTTGTATAAGtacttttgtttattttttgcCATTTGACCAAGACCATCTTTTGCCCAGTCACTTCTCTAACTGTAAAGACAAACATAAAGATTAT GTTTATATAATTGGAGGAGACGATACTCAAACAGGAGCAGCGGTTATTTATCAA GAAATGAGAAGGCGTGGGCTTAAGGCTGTAGTTGTTGGGATTCCTAAGACAATTGATAATGACATTCTG GCTATAAATGATACTCGAAGGAGGTTTGAAGTGGAAAAACAGGAATGCATAAGTCTTAGGACGGAAGCTCGAAGGAGGTTTGAAGTGGAAAAACAGGAATGCATAAATCCTAGGACGGAAAAAGGTTAG
- the LOC110877924 gene encoding uncharacterized protein LOC110877924 isoform X1 — MFRRCCISTFVYFLPFDQDHLLPSHFSNCKDKHKDYVYIIGGDDTQTGAAVIYQEMRRRGLKAVVVGIPKTIDNDILVLAFLQMAINDTRRRFEVEKQECISLRTEARRRFEVEKQECINPRTEKG; from the exons ATGTTCAGAAGGTGTTGTATAAGtacttttgtttattttttgcCATTTGACCAAGACCATCTTTTGCCCAGTCACTTCTCTAACTGTAAAGACAAACATAAAGATTAT GTTTATATAATTGGAGGAGACGATACTCAAACAGGAGCAGCGGTTATTTATCAA GAAATGAGAAGGCGTGGGCTTAAGGCTGTAGTTGTTGGGATTCCTAAGACAATTGATAATGACATTCTGGTACTCGCATTCCTACAAATG GCTATAAATGATACTCGAAGGAGGTTTGAAGTGGAAAAACAGGAATGCATAAGTCTTAGGACGGAAGCTCGAAGGAGGTTTGAAGTGGAAAAACAGGAATGCATAAATCCTAGGACGGAAAAAGGTTAG